In the genome of Nocardia terpenica, one region contains:
- a CDS encoding carotenoid oxygenase family protein: MAITSDDDVPLHLAGNNAPVTEEVTVGPSEVVGVIPEELNGVYLRNGPNPRTGWSPHWFAGDGMVHAVALSGGKACWYRNRYVRTPLYRHGGQSRFALAVDPVTGQVDYRVTTANTHVVAHAGRLLALEEGGLPYEITPELETVGPFTFGGALQAPMTAHPKRCPRTGELLFFGYRVRPPYLTYYRAAPTGELLLAQVVPIPRAVMMHDFAITDRHAIFMDLPVVFDPRAGVGGLPWRWDDDHRARFGVIARGGGPVRWFDIEPCYVWHTMNACEGDGAITVTGCRVPTLWRAGPDDLAGGLPRLYQWRLEPATGRVVEQPLDDVPIEYPRVADADVGQRYRYGYVTSFALEPVPERSQIYRYDFTDRTSRRAHRLPAGHTCSEAVFVPRPGAGDDNGYLIAFAHNHFRGTSYLLILDATDLTAPPVAEVHLPVRVPAGFHGTWLPDH; this comes from the coding sequence ATGGCGATCACATCCGATGATGACGTGCCGCTGCATCTGGCGGGGAACAATGCTCCGGTCACCGAGGAGGTGACGGTGGGACCGTCGGAGGTGGTCGGCGTGATCCCCGAGGAGTTGAACGGGGTGTACCTGCGTAACGGCCCGAACCCGCGGACCGGGTGGTCGCCGCATTGGTTCGCCGGTGACGGCATGGTCCACGCGGTCGCCCTGTCCGGCGGCAAGGCTTGCTGGTATCGCAACCGGTATGTCCGCACCCCGCTGTATCGGCATGGCGGGCAGTCCCGGTTTGCCCTCGCTGTCGATCCGGTCACGGGGCAGGTCGATTATCGGGTCACGACGGCCAACACGCATGTGGTCGCGCACGCGGGGCGGTTGCTCGCGTTGGAGGAGGGCGGGCTGCCGTATGAGATCACGCCCGAGTTGGAGACGGTGGGGCCGTTCACCTTCGGTGGCGCGTTGCAGGCTCCGATGACCGCTCACCCCAAACGGTGTCCGCGCACGGGGGAGCTGTTGTTTTTCGGGTATCGTGTGCGGCCGCCGTATCTGACCTATTACCGTGCCGCGCCGACGGGTGAGTTGCTGCTGGCGCAGGTGGTGCCGATCCCGCGGGCGGTCATGATGCACGACTTCGCCATCACCGATCGCCATGCGATCTTCATGGACCTTCCGGTCGTGTTCGACCCTCGTGCGGGCGTCGGCGGGTTGCCGTGGCGCTGGGACGACGACCACCGGGCCCGGTTCGGTGTGATCGCCCGAGGTGGTGGACCGGTGCGGTGGTTCGACATCGAGCCCTGCTACGTGTGGCACACCATGAACGCTTGCGAGGGCGACGGCGCGATCACCGTCACCGGGTGCCGGGTGCCCACTCTGTGGCGCGCGGGTCCCGACGATCTGGCTGGCGGGCTGCCTCGGTTGTATCAGTGGCGGCTGGAACCGGCCACGGGCCGAGTCGTCGAGCAGCCTCTCGACGATGTCCCGATCGAGTACCCGCGAGTCGCGGATGCCGATGTCGGACAACGCTATCGGTACGGGTACGTCACCAGCTTCGCGCTCGAGCCCGTACCGGAGCGGTCGCAGATCTACCGCTACGACTTCACCGACCGGACATCCCGGCGAGCCCACCGCCTCCCCGCCGGGCATACCTGCAGTGAGGCAGTTTTCGTGCCACGACCGGGCGCGGGCGACGACAACGGCTACCTCATCGCCTTCGCCCACAACCACTTTCGTGGTACCAGTTATCTGCTGATCCTCGACGCCACGGACCTGACCGCACCACCGGTCGCCGAAGTACATCTACCCGTCCGCGTCCCTGCGGGCTTCCACGGAACATGGCTACCCGACCACTGA
- a CDS encoding IS110 family transposase translates to MRQHLWAGIDAGKSAHHCVVIDTDGKRRLSRRIANDEPALLDLIEAVTGLVDNAEVTWAIDLNHGGAALLIALLLGRDQRLLYIPGRTVHWASGTYRGDGKTDAKDAAIIADQARMRRDLQPLRVGDEAAIELRILTSRRTDLGCDRTRAINRLRAQLLEYFPALERAFDLAHNKAALILLTGYQTPDGLRAIGTARLEAWLRKRKARNSARVASAAVEAARSQRTAVPGQRLGAAMVARLAQEVIQLDIEIAEIEAMIEQRFRRHRHAETIVSMPGFGALLGAEFIAATGGDMTVFNSVDRLAGVAGLAPVPRDSGRVSGNLKRPRRYDRRLLRACYLAAQIAAIHDPVSRGYYQRKRTEGKNHTQAVIALARRRLNVLWAMLRTRTPYQPAPGTVPA, encoded by the coding sequence GTGCGACAACATCTGTGGGCTGGTATTGACGCCGGTAAATCGGCGCATCACTGCGTCGTCATCGATACCGACGGCAAGCGACGGCTCTCGCGCCGGATCGCCAACGACGAACCCGCTCTGCTGGATCTGATCGAGGCCGTCACGGGCCTGGTCGACAACGCCGAGGTGACGTGGGCGATCGACCTCAACCACGGTGGGGCCGCGTTGTTGATCGCCCTGTTGCTCGGTCGGGACCAGCGGCTGCTCTATATTCCCGGACGGACGGTGCACTGGGCTTCGGGCACCTATCGGGGCGACGGCAAGACCGACGCCAAAGATGCCGCGATCATCGCCGACCAGGCCCGTATGCGCCGCGACTTGCAGCCACTGCGCGTGGGTGACGAAGCAGCGATCGAGTTGCGGATCCTCACCTCGCGGCGCACCGACCTGGGCTGCGACCGCACCCGCGCGATCAACCGATTGCGCGCCCAGCTGCTGGAATACTTCCCCGCTCTCGAGCGCGCGTTCGATCTGGCCCACAACAAAGCGGCGTTGATCCTGCTCACCGGCTACCAAACCCCCGACGGGCTCCGCGCGATCGGCACCGCCCGCCTCGAGGCATGGTTGCGTAAACGTAAGGCCCGCAACAGCGCCCGCGTCGCCAGCGCCGCGGTCGAAGCGGCTCGATCGCAGCGCACCGCGGTGCCCGGCCAGCGACTCGGCGCAGCGATGGTGGCCCGCCTGGCGCAGGAGGTGATCCAGCTCGACATCGAGATCGCCGAGATCGAAGCGATGATCGAGCAGCGATTTCGCCGCCACCGCCACGCCGAAACCATCGTGAGCATGCCCGGCTTCGGAGCCTTGCTCGGCGCGGAATTCATCGCCGCGACCGGCGGGGACATGACCGTCTTCAACAGCGTCGATCGCCTCGCCGGTGTCGCCGGTCTGGCCCCGGTTCCCCGGGACTCGGGCCGGGTGAGCGGCAACCTCAAACGGCCGCGCCGCTACGACCGGCGCTTGCTGCGAGCCTGCTACCTCGCCGCCCAAATCGCGGCCATCCACGACCCGGTCTCCCGGGGCTACTACCAGCGCAAGAGAACCGAGGGCAAAAACCACACCCAGGCTGTTATCGCCCTGGCCCGGCGACGCCTCAATGTCTTGTGGGCGATGCTCCGAACGAGAACCCCATACCAGCCCGCCCCGGGGACCGTTCCGGCTTGA
- a CDS encoding IS630 family transposase codes for MARKPDVFVRAVTPQEGRKLAQIARRSKQPVRMRRAVVVMASAQHQPVGFIAKLMQVSESYVRQVIHDFNEKGFEALDPKWRGGRPAKTDQAMRDRICRIARCCPLDLGWPFTTWSLSKLREVLAVNRIAEISRETLRRILKAGGVSWQATKTWKASNDPEFTEKMNRVLDLYDHPPADGRVICVDEFGPLNLQPRPGRGWFTRRRPKRLRATYNRTQGVRHMLGALDLRSGQLYYRIRDRKRWTEFLAFLKTLRARWAGEKLYLICDNYSVHKRREVREWCAANQIELVFLPTYSSWLNRIECEFAALRYFALNGTDHRSHDEQDAVIGDYIRWRNQHAGPVRNFAVGSKIRRPDYLPKVA; via the coding sequence GTGGCTCGGAAGCCGGATGTGTTCGTCAGAGCGGTGACCCCGCAGGAGGGTCGCAAGCTGGCCCAGATCGCCCGGCGCAGCAAGCAACCAGTGCGGATGCGGCGGGCGGTGGTGGTGATGGCCTCGGCGCAGCATCAGCCGGTCGGGTTCATCGCGAAGCTGATGCAAGTATCGGAATCGTATGTGCGGCAAGTGATCCACGATTTCAACGAGAAGGGCTTCGAGGCGCTCGACCCAAAATGGAGAGGGGGCAGACCGGCGAAGACCGATCAGGCGATGCGTGATCGGATCTGTCGGATCGCCCGGTGCTGCCCCCTCGATCTAGGCTGGCCGTTCACGACGTGGAGCCTGTCGAAACTGCGAGAGGTATTGGCGGTCAACAGGATCGCCGAAATCAGCCGCGAGACGCTGCGCAGGATCCTGAAGGCCGGTGGGGTGTCGTGGCAGGCTACCAAAACCTGGAAGGCCAGCAACGATCCCGAGTTCACCGAGAAGATGAACCGGGTGCTCGACCTCTACGACCATCCACCCGCAGACGGGCGCGTGATCTGTGTGGACGAGTTCGGTCCGTTGAATCTGCAGCCGCGGCCCGGTCGCGGCTGGTTCACGCGTCGCCGGCCCAAGCGGCTGCGAGCGACCTACAACAGAACCCAAGGCGTGCGGCACATGCTCGGCGCCCTGGACCTGCGCAGCGGGCAGTTGTACTACCGGATCCGTGACCGCAAACGCTGGACCGAATTTCTGGCCTTCCTCAAGACCTTGCGGGCCCGCTGGGCGGGCGAGAAGTTGTACCTGATCTGCGACAACTACTCGGTCCACAAACGGCGTGAGGTGCGAGAGTGGTGCGCCGCCAACCAGATCGAGTTGGTGTTCCTGCCGACCTACTCCTCATGGCTGAACCGCATCGAATGCGAGTTCGCCGCCCTGCGCTACTTCGCGCTGAACGGTACCGATCACCGCAGCCATGACGAGCAGGACGCGGTCATCGGCGACTACATCCGCTGGCGTAACCAGCACGCCGGACCTGTCCGCAACTTCGCTGTCGGCTCCAAGATCCGGCGACCCGATTACCTACCGAAGGTTGCGTGA
- a CDS encoding M61 family metallopeptidase, with the protein MNTSRRGRALRLIRSVDKKVCVTRGVSLSKFRIIGAVGVVVLIVLAGSLYFGLRNKPEEAPVTRKAISVAVDVTDLPQRVIQVKQTIPVRPGKVDLLFPQWLPGNHSPSGPIDKIAGIAFTGAGNKLEWKRDPLNVYAFKVTVPDGVESIDASFQYFTPTDSAQGRVVMTPNMLNLQWNAVVLYPAGAPVSEIPFNASVTYPPGFEAGTALEVAGKDGDTVKYKTVPLDVLVDSPVYAGRYHKEFDLAPGAKTPVRLQVFADAPEQLKAKPEHIELHRALVRQAVKLYGSQHYDHYDFLLSLSDQLSSNGLEHQRSSEDGEPTDYFTGWNPAVGSDDLLGHEYTHSWNGKFRRPADLWTPNYNVPMQDSLLWVYEGQTQYWGNVLTGRSGLRPAEVSRDALASVVAAYTDNRPGLTWRSLQDTTNDPIIAQRRPKPYRSWQLSEDYYQGGQLVWLGVDARIRELSGNTKSLDDFARAFFGVDDGKWASQNTYGFDAVVSTLNRVVPDDWSKYLRDRLDGKEPFAASVEKTGWKLVYDNHPGAFLTAQMKQAEGAVNYTYSIGLNVSGEGKVTDVRWDGPAFKAKVGSGMTVVSVNDAPYSQATMEAAIEAAKTDPAPIRLQVKDFDQTRTVELDYHDGLRYPHLQRIDGTPDYLTQILAARN; encoded by the coding sequence ATGAACACCAGCCGCCGGGGGCGGGCATTGCGTCTGATTCGTAGTGTCGACAAGAAGGTCTGTGTGACTCGGGGAGTGTCGTTGTCCAAGTTTCGTATTATCGGTGCTGTTGGCGTCGTCGTTCTCATTGTCCTGGCAGGCTCGCTGTACTTCGGCTTGCGCAACAAGCCCGAAGAAGCTCCGGTGACTCGGAAAGCGATCTCCGTGGCGGTCGACGTGACCGATCTGCCGCAGCGCGTGATCCAGGTGAAACAGACGATCCCCGTTCGGCCGGGCAAGGTGGATTTGCTTTTTCCGCAGTGGCTGCCCGGCAACCACTCTCCGTCCGGTCCGATCGACAAGATCGCGGGCATCGCCTTCACCGGCGCCGGGAACAAGCTGGAGTGGAAGCGTGATCCGCTGAACGTGTATGCGTTCAAGGTTACCGTGCCCGACGGCGTAGAATCGATCGACGCGAGCTTCCAGTACTTCACTCCCACCGATTCCGCTCAGGGCCGCGTGGTGATGACGCCGAATATGCTGAATTTGCAGTGGAATGCCGTGGTCCTGTATCCGGCCGGTGCTCCCGTCAGTGAGATTCCCTTCAACGCGAGCGTCACCTACCCGCCGGGATTCGAGGCCGGTACCGCGCTGGAGGTCGCCGGTAAGGACGGCGACACCGTGAAATACAAGACTGTTCCGTTGGACGTCCTCGTCGACTCGCCCGTGTATGCGGGGCGCTATCACAAAGAGTTCGACCTGGCTCCCGGCGCGAAAACGCCTGTGCGGCTGCAAGTATTCGCAGACGCACCGGAGCAGCTCAAGGCCAAGCCCGAGCACATCGAGCTGCACAGGGCTCTGGTGCGACAGGCTGTGAAACTGTACGGCTCACAACACTACGACCACTACGACTTCCTGCTGTCGTTGTCGGATCAGCTCAGCTCCAACGGGTTGGAACACCAACGATCCAGCGAGGACGGTGAACCCACGGACTATTTCACCGGGTGGAACCCCGCGGTCGGCAGCGACGATCTGCTCGGGCACGAGTACACCCATTCCTGGAACGGTAAGTTTCGACGCCCGGCAGACCTGTGGACACCCAACTACAACGTCCCGATGCAGGACAGCTTGCTGTGGGTCTACGAGGGTCAGACGCAGTATTGGGGCAACGTGCTCACCGGCCGGTCCGGCCTGCGACCTGCGGAAGTCTCTCGCGATGCGTTGGCTTCGGTAGTCGCCGCATACACCGACAACCGGCCCGGACTCACCTGGCGCAGTCTGCAAGACACCACCAACGATCCCATTATCGCGCAGCGGCGTCCGAAGCCGTACCGGTCGTGGCAGCTCAGCGAGGATTACTACCAGGGCGGGCAACTGGTGTGGCTGGGGGTGGACGCGCGTATCCGCGAACTGTCGGGAAACACAAAGTCACTCGATGATTTCGCTCGCGCGTTCTTCGGTGTCGACGACGGTAAGTGGGCGTCACAGAACACCTACGGCTTCGACGCCGTCGTCTCGACGCTGAATCGCGTGGTCCCCGATGATTGGTCGAAGTACCTGCGCGATCGCCTCGACGGAAAGGAACCGTTCGCCGCAAGTGTCGAGAAGACGGGGTGGAAGTTGGTCTACGACAACCACCCAGGTGCCTTCCTCACGGCTCAGATGAAACAGGCTGAGGGCGCGGTCAACTACACCTACTCGATCGGTCTCAACGTGTCCGGTGAAGGCAAGGTCACCGACGTGCGATGGGACGGACCCGCATTCAAGGCAAAAGTCGGCTCCGGGATGACGGTGGTTTCGGTCAACGACGCCCCCTATTCCCAAGCCACAATGGAAGCCGCAATCGAGGCGGCCAAGACAGACCCCGCACCGATCCGATTGCAGGTGAAAGACTTCGATCAGACACGGACCGTCGAACTGGACTATCACGACGGCCTCCGTTACCCGCATCTGCAACGCATCGACGGCACCCCGGACTACCTCACTCAGATCCTGGCCGCACGGAACTAG
- a CDS encoding amidohydrolase family protein, which yields MTIDVWMQHPTVRFSRHDMFDSLRRWTGQQALTEELPIEFTLAAMDEADVGFGLLSAWHAPREGALISNDEVAAWVAAYPDRFAGLAAVDLARPMPAVRELRRAVSELGFKGLRVVPWLWDAAPTDRRYYPLYAACVDLGVPFCTQVGHTGPLRPSETGRPIPYLDQVALDFPELVIVAGHIGYPWTEEMIAVARKHDNVYIDTSAYTPRRIPAELVAYMKTTSGSRKVLFGTNYPMITHPAALDGLDDLGLDEATRQRYLHDNTARVFTLD from the coding sequence ATGACCATCGATGTCTGGATGCAACACCCCACCGTCCGCTTCTCGCGCCACGACATGTTCGATTCCCTGCGCCGCTGGACCGGGCAGCAGGCACTTACCGAGGAGTTGCCGATCGAGTTCACCCTCGCCGCGATGGATGAAGCCGACGTCGGTTTCGGTCTGCTCAGCGCCTGGCACGCCCCGCGCGAGGGCGCGCTGATCTCCAACGACGAAGTCGCTGCGTGGGTGGCGGCGTATCCGGACCGGTTCGCTGGGCTGGCGGCTGTCGACCTGGCCAGGCCGATGCCCGCGGTGCGTGAATTGCGGCGGGCGGTCAGCGAACTCGGGTTCAAAGGGTTGCGGGTGGTGCCCTGGTTGTGGGACGCCGCGCCCACCGACCGCCGCTATTACCCGCTGTATGCCGCCTGTGTCGACCTCGGTGTCCCGTTCTGCACCCAGGTCGGGCACACCGGGCCGCTGCGCCCGTCGGAGACCGGCCGCCCGATCCCCTACCTCGACCAGGTGGCCCTCGACTTTCCCGAACTGGTCATCGTCGCCGGGCACATCGGCTACCCCTGGACCGAGGAAATGATCGCCGTGGCCCGCAAACACGACAACGTCTACATCGACACCTCCGCCTACACCCCCCGCCGCATCCCTGCCGAACTCGTCGCCTACATGAAAACCACATCCGGCAGCCGCAAAGTGCTTTTCGGCACCAACTACCCGATGATCACCCATCCCGCCGCCCTCGACGGACTCGACGACCTCGGCCTCGACGAGGCCACCCGCCAGCGCTACCTGCACGACAACACCGCCCGCGTCTTCACCCTCGACTGA